TTGCAGGAATAGCACCAACATTCCCCATCAAAGCTTTATAAACATGAGAAACTTTAACGCTATAGATAAATTCTCGAGATAGACGAACCACCGAGGAAATCACTAGAATACATGACACTTAAAGATGAACCATTCAAAGGAAATAAAATAGCTGAATCAAAATCCTGTGTGTTTCATTATCCTTTAACGTAGTTCCAAGTGGAATCAGATACAGACCCAGATCAAATGTGAAGTTCAAGCGAAAGGCAAAGTGGTTCTACAAACTGTAAATTTTGTACAGACAGTGCCCCGATGGAACCACAAGATCAGGAAGAATGGACGGCAAACAGTGTCGCTGTCGATTTATTTTCCCAGAAATTCATCCTTTTCAGTCCTTCATACGTTCATCGCCAGCTTCTTGGCAGCAAGAGCCTCTGCTTCAAGGGTCGGCTCCCAGAGAATCGTGGTTTCAGCCAGTAGGGCAGTCACAGTGTATGGGTCCATGTTTGAGGCTGGACGACGGTCCTCCAGGTATCCTGttggcatgaagatgaagtccttTTAGTTTCAGTCAGCAGCGCTGTCAGTGTATGGCTCCATGCAAATTACCATGTCATAATGAATGGGTACTGATAATAGTATAGTAAGATATCGATTTGGTGCCAATGTATTTTTCTTTCAACTGTGAGCTAGGCCATAAGTTGGTGACTGGATATGTATGAGTGAAGGAACATTTTTCATATTGATAACAGTCAATACGTAGAGGGTGCAGAATAGCGAATTTAAGGGCGTGGATTTGGGCCAGAACTATTCAAAATCATCAGAATGGCATCCATATTTGTTATATGGCCATGTGGGTAAAATGAGCTAAAGAACCTAAGACCCAGGTTAGACAGTTTAAGGGCTTTCTACTCCCCAAGAATTATGCTTGCATAATGTCCTTGAATTTTATTTCTGGGTAGAACTCTTTCCTGCATTTCCAAACAGTGCAAGTAGTTTCAGGAACCAAGGGAGAGCACATACCTTTCCCTTTTGCCTCAGTGTCTCGCCCCACCCGAATAGAGCAACCGCGGTTTGCTACACCCTGATAGATGATGTATTATAATTAGTATAACTTGCAAATAAACATGAAGTAAATTACAGCTGAAAAATAATGAAAGGCTGCTCCACCCGTACCCATGAAAAGTCTGATATGCTAGCTGTCTCATGTAACCCTGTCAATCTCCGTTCATTTCCTTCACCATATTCACTGATGTGCAAGTCGTGACGAAGTGAAAGGTTCAGGATTGCtttcttaatcacttcaaaacCTCCATCTTCACGCATGCTCTTTGTGCTATATTTGCAACAACAAGAAAAGATAGTTTGTCACTTGCACATTAAGGACAAACTGTATCgtgtattgagaaaaacaactaaCCAAATTTAGCGATTAACTAATGTGAATAAATGCTTATTCTGAATCATGCTCAATAAAAAACCAACGACTAATAATGGTTTCCCATTTATATCCAGTTTAAATGTGTATTTCGAGGGTTTTTTCTATTAGTCCCAGCATACATTTACTTCTGACGTGAACCCCACAGCATTTACTAAAGAGAAGCTATATTAGGTTTTCTGATGTATTGTTAATATACAACAATATATTCTGTAAATGTTAAGCAGGAAAAATGCATTATTTAACAGAAGAGACTGGAACCTGTAATTTGTGTGGCAGCCAGCTCCATTCCAGTCACCCTATATCAAATTAATCTTCAGTTTACTAAGTTCCAATATATAAAGTGCTTCCAACAACTTACAGGGATATACCTGGATTGGTTTTGGGTCCAGAGTGAGCACTACACCAGCTTGCTCCGTGATTCTCTGATTAAGGTCAGTACGATGATAATTAGAAGGCTTTACTGATGGGAAATATGATTTGACCAAAGGGCTGGCCAGTTATAGGATTTGGTTTCATCATATTTTGAAGAAAAATGGTCTGACGGTTTTCAGCAAATGAATTAAAACTGAAATTTCAGAACAAATCACAAGTTCATAGTGCATGCAGCTAAAGGGTTAACCAACCAACTGATTTATTGACCATATTCTGGTCATCAAAAGAAAATAACCAAAGTTTCATCACATTACGGATTATTGCTTGAAGTACCTCGAGAAGATATCTTGAAGCCCATATGTGATCTCCAGCATCAATACCCACACTAGGTCCAACCTGGTACTCCCACTGCATGGATAAGGTTTGTGAAATTCCACTTATTAAACACTTCGATTTTCATTTGAAAGAAAATGTAAAAAACATCTCTGGTTCACACAAAATAAGAATACATGCGCACATATAAATATAAAGGCTCACCTGACCAGGCATGACCTCCCCGTTTGTTCCACTGATTTCAATTCCAGCGTAAAGGCATGCCTTGTAGTGAGCATCCGATATGTCACGGCCAAATGACTTGTCTGATCCCACGGCGCAGTAGTATGGACCCTGCAATATTTCAGCACAATATTACTACTCAATAGTGTTTAGCTAAAAAGTGTATTTCAGGCAGCCTAAGATTTATTTTTTGTATAGTAAATGAAGCTTCTTGGTACAGTACCTGGGGGCCAGGGTACCCTCCAACAGGCCAGCCAAGAGGCCAGTTCACGTCTCTCTGCATCAAAGTGTACTCCTGTTCGATTCCAAACCTAGAAAAGAAGATTTTTCAACTCTACAGTCTGTAGGCGAATAAAGGGAGGTAAAAGAACAGCAGGCCTTTGCACGGCATACAGGTGCTCAACGCATAATTACCATGGCACTtgcgaagaaacctttgggtcacTGAAAATTTGTGCAGCCCTGGCGCGTTTGTTGGTAGGGATGGGTTCCCCTTGTGGTGTGTACGTGTCACACATAACCTGAAAGgcaaaaaaaaatcattttaACTCACATGGCACTTGGCACATGTAACAAACAGGTAAAAGTGTCCACTATTGACCCTTTCAGTATAGCTGCATAAAAGCAAAACCAGAAATGAATAATGCAAGTGGGAAAATGGACGGTACTATGATGTTGTTGCCTCCTCGGAATGGGTCCTTGAATATAGCCTGTGGGCTGAAACAGGATAGGAAAAACATAAATGGAGTAACACATTTATAAATCTAGGATTTTTATGTGCAAGGTTGAAGAACACATGTACTGTAATTCCCCCCTTACTATAGGATGACTTCACTGTCTTCTCCAGGAGCCTGCCCTGTGCTCGATCCATCGTAGTTCCACTTGGGTAGCTCGGAAGGGTCCTCCACCGGTTTCGATATCGTCTGAAATGCAAGCATTAAATTTTCTTGTCAGGAGCCGAAAAGGTAGTAAGAAAGGAGTACTCTGCGTACAAAACCAACTTCTCATCCCCTAAATCCTTTCAAAAAACAAATCTAATGTCAATTCCATGAAGATAGTGGGCTGCGTACCCTTGATTTGCTTCTGATGTCAATTCCAGACCCTCCAACCCTGCGGAATGTGAAGAGAGAAAGGCAGAATTGTTAAAATACTAGTAATATTACATGTGTCCCAAAAATAG
This region of Lolium perenne isolate Kyuss_39 chromosome 2, Kyuss_2.0, whole genome shotgun sequence genomic DNA includes:
- the LOC127336811 gene encoding glutamine synthetase, chloroplastic — encoded protein: MAQAVVPAMQCQMGALGKSAVRARAGGRVWGVRRAARGTAGFKVLALGPETTGVVQRMNQLLDMDTTPFTDKIIAEYIWVGGSGIDIRSKSRTISKPVEDPSELPKWNYDGSSTGQAPGEDSEVILYPQAIFKDPFRGGNNIIVMCDTYTPQGEPIPTNKRARAAQIFSDPKVSSQVPWFGIEQEYTLMQRDVNWPLGWPVGGYPGPQGPYYCAVGSDKSFGRDISDAHYKACLYAGIEISGTNGEVMPGQWEYQVGPSVGIDAGDHIWASRYLLERITEQAGVVLTLDPKPIQGDWNGAGCHTNYSTKSMREDGGFEVIKKAILNLSLRHDLHISEYGEGNERRLTGLHETASISDFSWGVANRGCSIRVGRDTEAKGKGYLEDRRPASNMDPYTVTALLAETTILWEPTLEAEALAAKKLAMNV